The Streptomyces sp. NBC_00435 nucleotide sequence AGGGCCGCCACCGGGTATGACAACCGTGCCCCCGAGCGTTCCCATTCGCTGGGGGGAGTCGTTGACCATTCAATACATGACCCCCTACGACACCGACGACACGAAGGCGGGCGGAGCCACATGAGCGACATCGACTGGGACAACCCGATCGACCCCAAGCCGGGCTGGACACTGGATCACGTCAAGCTGTACGCCGGATCGGGCGGGACGGAGGGGCAGTTCTGGAACAACACCCAGACCCTGCTGCTCACCACCGTCGGCCGCAAGTCCGGCAAGCCGGTGCGCACCCCCCTCATCTACGGTGAGGACGAGGGCCGCTACCTCATCGTCGCGTCCAAGGGCGGCGACCCCGCGGACCCGCTCTGGTACCGCAACCTCACCGAGCACCCCGAGGTCCGGGTCCAGGTCGGCCCCAGGATCGTGCAGGGCATCGCGCGCACCGCGAACTCCGAGGAGCGTGCCGCGTTCTGGCCGCTGATGGTCAAGCACTGGCCCTCGTACGACGAGTACCAGACCAAGACCAG carries:
- a CDS encoding nitroreductase family deazaflavin-dependent oxidoreductase; translation: MSDIDWDNPIDPKPGWTLDHVKLYAGSGGTEGQFWNNTQTLLLTTVGRKSGKPVRTPLIYGEDEGRYLIVASKGGDPADPLWYRNLTEHPEVRVQVGPRIVQGIARTANSEERAAFWPLMVKHWPSYDEYQTKTSREIPIVVIDPVA